A window of the Salvelinus sp. IW2-2015 unplaced genomic scaffold, ASM291031v2 Un_scaffold2088, whole genome shotgun sequence genome harbors these coding sequences:
- the LOC139024971 gene encoding uncharacterized protein: protein MEEDERKKNKGGMVEDERRKEKGGMVGNERRKEKRGMVEDERRKEKGGIVEDERRKEKGGMVEDERRKEKGGMVEDVSDDSGLLLYLDMVSLEEESFSLGEPMDCSRSPDTLEGAVPTPGRRLLHPALSSSSLFLQPNGWCHPVSNAPSSLPPLPRLDNNNISAMVVIGRPIGWRASGYRAAIPGXPAGPAPEQDEVISCLGWYLIGLSFPSMCVKGMPTPCRILP from the coding sequence atggaggaggatgaaAGGAAGAAGAATaaaggagggatggtggaggatgaaaggaggaaggagaagggagggatggtcGGGAATGAacggaggaaggagaagagagggatggtggaggatgaaaggaggaaggagaagggagggatagtggaggatgaaaggaggaaggagaagggagggatggtggaggatgaaaggaggaaggagaagggagggatggtggaggacGTGTCAGATGATTCAGGGCTGCTTCTGTACCTGGACATGGTGTCTCTGGAAGAGGAAAGTTTTTCTCTGGGGGAGCCTATGGACTGCAGCAGGTCTCCTGACACACTAGAGGGCGCTGTCCCTACACCAGGGAGACGTCTCCTACACCCAGCcttgtcctcttcctccctgtttcTGCAGCCTAACGGCTGGTGCCACCCAGTCTCCAAtgccccttcctccctccctcctctcccccgtcTGGACAACAACAACATCTCGGCGATGGTGGTCATCGGCCGTCCGATTGGCTGGAGGGCTAGCGGCTACCGCGCCGCAATCCCGGGCCKCCCTGCTGGCCCCGCCCCTGAGCAAGATGAGGTGATTTCCTGTCTGGGCTGGTATCTGATTGGTCTGAGTTTTCCGTCCATGTGTGTGAAGGGGATGCCGACTCCTTGTCGCATTCTGCCCTGA
- the LOC112072923 gene encoding GTPase IMAP family member 4-like yields MAQAPLSDPDCLIEIVLVGKVGCGKSASGNTILSREEFKSSCSFSTVTKTCERKTEVVCGRKIALVDTPGLDCAEVSSYKLFLSLKNKTYKIINIFLLVIQLGRFTKEQNAAVQKMEDIFGEEVREFTMILFTHGDMLKRTSIKDYIQKAGEPLGQVVQRYGQRYHVFNNESGPSSQVTELFEKINRMRTVVHNRSYYFVSFGAKMSEYISMKTGLSFWIVEKELDRGILIVTDGFTYLSVMEDIMDYDVKRLEEIKRLEEERKRLDKERQEYKEMEIMFKMPRIYGPLWRNRREEERERLKEERERLKEERERLEEERERLEEERKRLEEERKRLEEMEIFEELWSCRYVVRNRSEEERKRLEQRERCEEERERWKEESERREKERERREEERERREEERERCEEERKILVERERREEERKRRERKIR; encoded by the exons ATGGCACAGGCTCCCTTATCTG ATCCTGATTGTCTTATAGAGATTGTACTGGTGGGGAAAGTTGGATGTGGGAAGAGTGCTTCAGGAAACACCATCCTAAGCAGGGAGGAGTTCAAATCATCGTGTAGTTTCTCAACTGTGACAAAGACTTGTGAGAGGAAGACAGAAGTTGTTTGTGGGAGGAAGATAGCTCTCGTGGACACTCCTGGACTAGACTGTGCTGAGGTGTCCAGTTACAAACTGTTTCTATCCTTAaagaacaaaacatacaaaatcaTCAATATCTTCCTGCTGGTGATCCAGCTGGGCAGGTTCACAAAGGAACAGAATGCAGCTGTACAAAAGATGGAGGACATATTTGGTGAGGAAGTGAGAGAGTTCACCATGATACTCTTCACACATGGAGACATGTTGAAACGTACATCGATAAAAGACTATATCCAGAAAGCAGGTGAACCACTGGGGCAAGTTGTTCAGAGATATGGTCAGAGATACCATGTGTTCAACAATGAGTCTGGTCCTTCAAGCCAGGTGACAGAACTGTTTGAGAAGATCAACAGAATGCGGACTGTGGTACATAACAGATCGTACTACTTTGTTTCATTCGGAGCAAAGATGAGTG AATACATCTCAATGAAGACGGGGCTGAGCTTTTGGATTGTCGAGAAAGAATTGGACCGGGGAATACTTATCGTAACCGACGGTTTTACATATCTATCAGTAATGGAGGACATTATGGATTATGATGTAAAACGACTGGAGGAAATAAAAAGacttgaggaggagaggaaacgacTTGACAAGGAGAGACAAGAATATAAGGAAATGGAAATAATGTTTAAGATGCCGAGGATCTATGGACCTCTGTGGAGAAACAGGCGTGAGGAGGAGCGAGAAAGACTTAAGGAGGAGCGAGAAAGACTTAAGGAGGAGCGAGAAAGACTTGAGGAGGAGCGAGAAAGActtgaggaggagagaaaaagacttgaggaggagagaaaaagactTGAGGAGATGGAAATATTTGAGGAGCTGTGGagctgtagatatgtggtaagaAACagaagtgaggaggagagaaaaagacttgagcagagagagagatgtgaggaggagagagaaagatggaaggaGGAGAGCGAAAGacgtgagaaggagagagaaagacgggaggaggagagagaaagacgggaggaggagagggaaagatgtgaggaggagagaaaaatacttgtggagagagaaagacgggaggaggagagaaaaagacgTGAGAGAAAAATAcggtga